The genome window TCGCCAGATCGGGCGCGACGTCCTCGTAAGCCTCGCCAATGACGGAGAGATTTGGAACGCCGTCCTTCAGCGTATCGGCGTTCCCCGCGGCCATGAACGACATCAGGCCGAGCGAAAGTGCGAAGAGCGAACGAATCATGGCATATCCTAGCAAAAGCTGCGCGCTAATAGCGCGTCAAAGCCGTAAAACCGCCGGCTAGCGGCGCTAACCCGAACCAGCATACAGAAGGCGGCGCCCGACCGTCGCCTCGCGTCCGCTCGAAAAGGCATCATGCCCACGCTTTATCATCACCCGCTCTGCCCCCATTCGCGATTTGTCCGGCTCGTCCTCTCCGAATATGGAATAGACGCAACGCTCATCGAGGAGCGCGTGAGCGACCGCCGCCCAGAATTTCTCGCGCTTGATCCCGCCGGCCGCACGCCGGTCTTCGTCGACGACGACGGCCTCGTCGCGCCCGGCGCCAATCTCATCGCCGAATATATAGACGAGACCTATGGCGCCGAACGTGGCGCGCAACGGCTCCTGCCGCAGGAAATGGCGGCGCGCATTGAAACGCGCCGACTCGTCGACTGGTTCAACGTCAAGTTTTTCGACGAAGTCACCAACTGGCTGATCACGGAGAAGGTCTACAAGCGCTTTGCGCCTCCGGGCGGCGCGCCCGACATGGACGTGGTGCGTGTGGCGCGCGCCAACATCCGGCACCATATGCGCTACATTGGCTATCTCACCAATGCGCGCAACTGGCTCGCGGGCGATCGTTTGACCTATGCCGACTTCGCAGCGGCCGCGCATATTTCATGCGCCGATTATCTTGGCGATGCGCCGTGGGACGAGGATGAGGCGGCGAAACACTGGTATCAACGCATCAAGTCACGCCCCGCGTTTCGTCCGCTGCTGTCCTATCGGGCCCCAGGCCTGACGCCCGGGCGCTACTATGCGGAGCTGGATTTCTAAGCGACGCTGTTTGATCGGCCGCGCCTGATCCGAAGGCTCAAGCGCCGCTGTTGCGTGCCGCACTGCGGCCGCGCTTGACAACCATCGGGTGGAATGAGGCAAGTAGCCGTCAATACGGGAACATCGTATGAGCGCACCCAGCGACCGCGAGAATGAGAAAGTGCGGTCGACGCCCGCCGAAGGCGGCGAACCATCGCCCGCGCTCCAGCGTCGGATCCGGCAGCAGGAAATTTTGGCGGAGCTCGGCGTCTCGGCCCTCCAAGGCGCTTCGCTCGATCAGCTGCTGACGGATACAGTACAACTTACGGCGCAAGGACTGGATGCGGACTTCTGCAAAGTGCTGGAGCTGCTCCCGTCCGAGAACCAGTTTCTGGTGCGCGCCGGCGTCGGCTGGAGTCGCGGCGTGGTGGGCGTCGCGAAAGTCGGCGCGGATCTCGATTCGCCTGCCGGATATGCATTACGCAGCGGCCAACCGGTCATCTCCAATCACCTCGAAATGGAGACGCGGTTCAGGACTCCGGAATTGCTGCGTCAGCATGGCGTTCGCCGGGCGATGAACGTCATCCTGCAGGGTGACGGAAAGCCCTTTGGCGTCCTCGAAGTCGACAGCCGCTCGCCGGCCGATTTCAGGGAGCAGGATATCGCCTTTCTGCAGGGCGCGGCGAATCTTCTTGGCATGGCGATCGAACGCGAGCGGGAAGAGCGCAAGCTAAGAGCGGCGCTCGCGCGCAACGAAGCGCTGCTCAAAGAAATGAATCATCGCGTGAAGAACAGCCTTTCCATCGTCAGCAGCATGCTCCGCCTGCAAGCCAACGACGCCGGCGACGAAGGGGTGTCCGAACTTCTCAACGAAGCGTCTCACCGCGTCGAAGCGATCGCAAAGGCGCACGACCAGCTGTCTCGTGGCTCGGACGTCGAGTGCATGGACGTTGGCAAATATATTGAAGCGCTGTGTCACGATTTGGATGAAAGCGTCGCGCAGTGCGACGTGCGCACCGAGATCGAAGAAGGGATCGTCATCGCAACCGACCGGGCGGTTTCGACTGCGCTGATCGTTAACGAGCTCATCGCCAATGCGGCGAAATACGCTTATGAAAGCCAGTCGGGAATCATTTCGGTGACGGTCGCGCGCCAGGGCGCTGAGAATTTCACTGTTTCCGTGGGCGACGAAGGCGCAGGAATGCCCGATGACGTCGCGCCGCTCGATCGCAAAGGGCTCGGCATGCGGATCATCGCGTCGTTTACCCGCCAACTCAGTGCGACGATCGAAATGAAAAAGCATGATCCTGGCGCCGAGTTCATCGTCTCGATCCCTCTTCAAGCGCCCACCTGACATGCACGCGCCTGTCCCGAACGCAACGATGGGTTCGCCGGCAGTTTATGATGTTCGATCGCCTGCGGCTCCGGCGCTGGAGGAGGAAATTCGCGCCCATGCGTTCAAGCTTGGCTTCGACGTCTGCCGCTTCGCGCGGGCGGATGTTGCGCCGGAGCAGGGCGAGCGGCTGCGCGAATGGCTGCGGAATGGCGCGCACGGCGACATGGCCTGGATGCGCGAGACGGCCGAGCGGCGGGCCGCGCCGCGCGCGCTCTGGCCCGAAGCGGCAAGTCTCGTCATGCTCGGCCTGAACTATGGGCCGGACGGAGATCCGCTCGCTTCGCTGACGAAACCGGCTTGCGCGACGATCTCAGTCTATGCGCGCAACCGCGACTATCACGACGTCATCAAGGGCCGGCTGAAACAGCTCGCCGGATTCATCCTCGGCCGCGCCGGCGCCGGCGACGCCAAGGTTTTCGTCGACACCGCGCCCGTCATGGAAAAGCCGCTCGCGCAGACGGCCGGCGTCGGCTGGCAGGGCAAACATACGAATCTCGTGTCACGCGAATTCGGCTCGTGGCTCTTTCTGGGCGCGATTTTCACAACTCTTCGCCTCGAAGCGGACCCGCCCGAGCGCGATCATTGCGGCTCATGCGCCAAATGTCTCGACGTTTGCCCGACGGCGGCCTTCCCCACGCCGTACCGGCTCGATGCGCGGCGCTGCATTTCCTATCTGACGATCGAGCACAAGGGCCCTATTCCCCTCGAATTTCGGGCCAAGATCGGCAATCGCATCTACGGCTGTGACGATTGTCTCGCGGTCTGCCCCTGGAACAAATACGCGCGCGCCGGACGCGAAGCGAAGCTTGCCGCGCGCCCCGAATTCGACGCCCCGCCGCTTGCAGAATTGGCGCGCCTCGACGACGCGGCGTTCCGAGCGCATTTTTCGGGTTCCCCCATCAAACGCGTCGGACGGGACCGCTTCTTGCGCAATGTTCTGATCGCCATCGGCAATTCGGCCCGGCCCGAGCTTGCTGCAGAGGCCGAGCGGTTGACCGAGGACTCCGCCGCCCTTGTTCGCGGCGCCGCCGTCTGGGCGCTCGTCAGACTGGCGCCGACGCGAGCGGCGGAGCTGCGTTCCCACCGACTGGCGGCCGAACCCGAGACGGCGGTCCGCCAGGAGTGGCGCCAAACGGCTTGAAACAGGCAAAAGCGCCACAGTCGCCTAAAAATCGGGGTCTTTCCCAGGTTTACTGCGTTGCGGCAGGCTACTCGCCGGCGATTTCGTTCTAATCTCTATCGAAGATCCCCTACTCAACCGCACCTTCGCCATGTCTGTCCTTTCGCGCCGCAACGCCGACGAACCCGCAGAGGAGGCTTCCCGCCTTCTGCTGCGGATTGGCGTGTTTTTGCTGTTCGTGATCTCGCTCATCGCGCCCATTTTGGCGCGTCAGACGGTTTATGTGCTGCTGCCGATCGGCGCGGCGTTGCTGCTCGCCGCCGCCACATTGACGCCGGAGGAGGGGTCGGGGCGCTCGATGCGCTCGATCTTGCTCTCGCCGCCCTTTCTCGCCGCTCTGTTGCTCGCCGCCTGGACGGCGCTCTCGCTGCTCTGGACCCCGTTCGAGGGACCGGCGGAACGCTTCGCAAAAATCACGGCGACGCTCGCCCTGGTTGCGCTCGCCACCGGATTTCTGCCGCTGCGCACCAAAACCTCGAATCTCAACCTGTTGCCGATCGGCGTCGCCGCGGCGACGATTGCGCTTGCCGCCGTCACTTTGCTGGTGAAGCCGCAATACACGCTCGACGACATTCTCGATGTCGGACCGCTTGGCCGCGCCGGACTCGGACTGGCCCTGCTCGTCTGGCCGGCCATGGGCGCCCTCGCCGTCCGCGGCCGGTGGTATTCGGCGGCCGCCCTCGCGGCGGCGACGGCGATCGCCTGCTATCTTTCCGGCGCCCCGAACGGCGTGCCGGCGCTGGCCATCGGAGCGGCTGCTTTCGCGGCCGCTTTCGGCCGGGCCCGGCTGATGTCCATCGTCTTTGCGACGCTGATGGCGGCGATCGTGCTGCTCGCGCCGCTGACCGCCTATGCGGCGCATCTGATCTGGCCCGAACGTACGCCCGGCTTCTTCCGACATCTCGCCTTTTGGGGCCAGATGATCGA of Methylocystis sp. SC2 contains these proteins:
- a CDS encoding glutathione S-transferase family protein; this encodes MPTLYHHPLCPHSRFVRLVLSEYGIDATLIEERVSDRRPEFLALDPAGRTPVFVDDDGLVAPGANLIAEYIDETYGAERGAQRLLPQEMAARIETRRLVDWFNVKFFDEVTNWLITEKVYKRFAPPGGAPDMDVVRVARANIRHHMRYIGYLTNARNWLAGDRLTYADFAAAAHISCADYLGDAPWDEDEAAKHWYQRIKSRPAFRPLLSYRAPGLTPGRYYAELDF
- the queG gene encoding tRNA epoxyqueuosine(34) reductase QueG → MGSPAVYDVRSPAAPALEEEIRAHAFKLGFDVCRFARADVAPEQGERLREWLRNGAHGDMAWMRETAERRAAPRALWPEAASLVMLGLNYGPDGDPLASLTKPACATISVYARNRDYHDVIKGRLKQLAGFILGRAGAGDAKVFVDTAPVMEKPLAQTAGVGWQGKHTNLVSREFGSWLFLGAIFTTLRLEADPPERDHCGSCAKCLDVCPTAAFPTPYRLDARRCISYLTIEHKGPIPLEFRAKIGNRIYGCDDCLAVCPWNKYARAGREAKLAARPEFDAPPLAELARLDDAAFRAHFSGSPIKRVGRDRFLRNVLIAIGNSARPELAAEAERLTEDSAALVRGAAVWALVRLAPTRAAELRSHRLAAEPETAVRQEWRQTA
- a CDS encoding sensor histidine kinase; the protein is MSAPSDRENEKVRSTPAEGGEPSPALQRRIRQQEILAELGVSALQGASLDQLLTDTVQLTAQGLDADFCKVLELLPSENQFLVRAGVGWSRGVVGVAKVGADLDSPAGYALRSGQPVISNHLEMETRFRTPELLRQHGVRRAMNVILQGDGKPFGVLEVDSRSPADFREQDIAFLQGAANLLGMAIEREREERKLRAALARNEALLKEMNHRVKNSLSIVSSMLRLQANDAGDEGVSELLNEASHRVEAIAKAHDQLSRGSDVECMDVGKYIEALCHDLDESVAQCDVRTEIEEGIVIATDRAVSTALIVNELIANAAKYAYESQSGIISVTVARQGAENFTVSVGDEGAGMPDDVAPLDRKGLGMRIIASFTRQLSATIEMKKHDPGAEFIVSIPLQAPT